A single window of Gossypium arboreum isolate Shixiya-1 chromosome 13, ASM2569848v2, whole genome shotgun sequence DNA harbors:
- the LOC108461236 gene encoding probable hexosyltransferase MUCI70 isoform X1 — protein sequence MTGGSLGLRAGSYGSLPNIKNVIAGGGRLLHSKSFGSVRKNPIMMLSGSREKERSFPSIWYRYLGRRKISMLLMVALAVLVFVLGSFVVNKESNSPNVDQRIGTMSMAHYINATRTDASRILGRRNRQKGGDGNRFQASVPKGANHPCANFTFPPPPPPHLRRIGPRPCPVCYLPVDQAIASMPSSPSESPVLHNLTYVHDENPIKTEPHGGSDFGGYPSLKQRNDSFDIKESMVVHCGFVKGSKPGHQTGFDFDKSDLAELQQFHEIIVASAIFGNYDLIQQPRNISEEAKRNVPFYMFIDEETEAYMKNRSMLDSSKRVGLWRIIVIHNVPYSDARRNGKVPKLLLHRIFPNIRYSIWIDGKLQLVVDPYQILERFLWRQNANFAISRHYRRFDVFVEAEANKAAGKYDNSSIDAQVDFYRTEGLTPYSEAKLPIISDVPEGCVLIKEHIPITNLFTCLWFNEVDRFTSRDQLSFGIVRDKIMAKVDWHINMFLDCERRNFVIQAYHRDLLEHMPPPVAVIQRPPALPNIITRGRNQGKKIPRHGRDRRSGSRRHHKASAGNRESNIF from the exons ATGACTGGAGGGTCATTGGGTCTACGTGCAGGGAGTTATGGGTCATTGCCGAACATCAAAAATGTTATTGCTGGTGGTGGAAGATTATTGCATTCTAAATCATTTGGTAGCGTACGAAAGAATCCAATCATGATGCTTTCAGGATCTAGGGAAAAGGAGAGGTCTTTCCCCTCCATTTGGTATCGGTATCTAGGTCGCCGGAAAATTTCCATGCTGCTTATGGTTGCCCTTGCTGTTTTGGTCTTTGTTTTGGGTTCTTTTGTTGTCAACAAAG AAAGCAATAGTCCAAATGTTGATCAACGAATTGGAACTATGAGCATGGCTCATTACATTAACGCTACCAGAACTGATGCTTCACGGATCCTTGGGAGGAGGAATAGGCAGAAAGGAGGGGATGGAAATAGATTTCAAGCTTCTGTTCCTAAAGGTGCAAACCATCCATGTGCGAATTTCACATTCCCTCCTCCCCCTCCTCCTCATCTTAGACGGATTGGGCCTCGGC CATGTCCAGTATGTTACCTCCCTGTGGATCAGGCCATAGCTAGCATGCCAAGCTCCCCATCAGAATCTCCAGTGCTTCATAATTTGACATATGTTCATGATGAAAATCCAATTAAAACTGAACCACACGGGGGCTCTGACTTTGGTGGATATCCATCTCTAAAGCAAAGAAATGATTCTTTTGATATAAAAGAGTCAATGGTAGTCCACTGTGG ATTCGTGAAGGGAAGTAAACCTGGTCACCAGACTGGATTTGATTTTGACAAGTCTGACCTTGCAGAGTTGCAGCAGTTCCATGAGATCATTGTTGCGTCTGCGATATTTG GGAACTATGACTTAATACAGCAGCCGAGGAACATCAGTGAAGAAGCAAAGAGAAATGTTCCTTTCTACATGTTTATCGATGAAGAAACAGAAGCATATATGAAGAACAGAAGTATGTTGGACAGCAGTAAAAGGGTGGGCTTGTGGAGAATTATTGTGATCCACAATGTCCCTTATAGTGATGCGAGACGTAATGGGAAG GTCCCGAAGCTTTTATTACATAGAATATTCCCAAATATTCGCTACTCTATATGGATCGATGGAAAGCTCCAGCTTGTTGTGGATCCTTATCAAATTCTTGAGAG ATTCTTGTGGCGCcaaaatgcaaattttgcaatCTCAAGACACTACAGACGATTTGATGTCTTTGTAGAGGCTGAAGCAAACAAAGCTGCGGGAAAATACGATAATTCCTCGATTGATGCGCAGGTGGATTTTTATAGAACAGAAGGGTTAACACCGTATTCAGAGGCCAAGCTTCCTATAATCAGTG ACGTTCCTGAAGGTTGTGTACTCATAAAGGAACATATTCCGATCACAAATCTATTTACCTGCCTTTGGTTTAATGAAGTTGATCGTTTTACATCCCGGGATCAGTTAAGCTTTGGTATAGTAAGGGATAAAATAATGGCGAAAGTTGATTGGCATATCAATATGTTCCTGGATTGTGAAAGACGCAATTTTGTCATACAG GCATACCATAGAGATTTATTGGAGCACATGCCTCCACCAGTTGCGGTGATACAACGCCCACCAGCATTGCCGAATATCATTACCCGTGGAAGAAATCAAGGGAAGAAGATTCCAAGACATGGGAGGGATAGGAGATCTGGTTCGAGGCGTCACCATAAGGCTTCTGCTGGTAATAGAGAAAGCAATATCTTTTAA
- the LOC108461236 gene encoding probable hexosyltransferase MUCI70 isoform X3 encodes MHDRESNSPNVDQRIGTMSMAHYINATRTDASRILGRRNRQKGGDGNRFQASVPKGANHPCANFTFPPPPPPHLRRIGPRPCPVCYLPVDQAIASMPSSPSESPVLHNLTYVHDENPIKTEPHGGSDFGGYPSLKQRNDSFDIKESMVVHCGFVKGSKPGHQTGFDFDKSDLAELQQFHEIIVASAIFGNYDLIQQPRNISEEAKRNVPFYMFIDEETEAYMKNRSMLDSSKRVGLWRIIVIHNVPYSDARRNGKVPKLLLHRIFPNIRYSIWIDGKLQLVVDPYQILERFLWRQNANFAISRHYRRFDVFVEAEANKAAGKYDNSSIDAQVDFYRTEGLTPYSEAKLPIISDVPEGCVLIKEHIPITNLFTCLWFNEVDRFTSRDQLSFGIVRDKIMAKVDWHINMFLDCERRNFVIQAYHRDLLEHMPPPVAVIQRPPALPNIITRGRNQGKKIPRHGRDRRSGSRRHHKASAGNRESNIF; translated from the exons ATGCATGATAGAG AAAGCAATAGTCCAAATGTTGATCAACGAATTGGAACTATGAGCATGGCTCATTACATTAACGCTACCAGAACTGATGCTTCACGGATCCTTGGGAGGAGGAATAGGCAGAAAGGAGGGGATGGAAATAGATTTCAAGCTTCTGTTCCTAAAGGTGCAAACCATCCATGTGCGAATTTCACATTCCCTCCTCCCCCTCCTCCTCATCTTAGACGGATTGGGCCTCGGC CATGTCCAGTATGTTACCTCCCTGTGGATCAGGCCATAGCTAGCATGCCAAGCTCCCCATCAGAATCTCCAGTGCTTCATAATTTGACATATGTTCATGATGAAAATCCAATTAAAACTGAACCACACGGGGGCTCTGACTTTGGTGGATATCCATCTCTAAAGCAAAGAAATGATTCTTTTGATATAAAAGAGTCAATGGTAGTCCACTGTGG ATTCGTGAAGGGAAGTAAACCTGGTCACCAGACTGGATTTGATTTTGACAAGTCTGACCTTGCAGAGTTGCAGCAGTTCCATGAGATCATTGTTGCGTCTGCGATATTTG GGAACTATGACTTAATACAGCAGCCGAGGAACATCAGTGAAGAAGCAAAGAGAAATGTTCCTTTCTACATGTTTATCGATGAAGAAACAGAAGCATATATGAAGAACAGAAGTATGTTGGACAGCAGTAAAAGGGTGGGCTTGTGGAGAATTATTGTGATCCACAATGTCCCTTATAGTGATGCGAGACGTAATGGGAAG GTCCCGAAGCTTTTATTACATAGAATATTCCCAAATATTCGCTACTCTATATGGATCGATGGAAAGCTCCAGCTTGTTGTGGATCCTTATCAAATTCTTGAGAG ATTCTTGTGGCGCcaaaatgcaaattttgcaatCTCAAGACACTACAGACGATTTGATGTCTTTGTAGAGGCTGAAGCAAACAAAGCTGCGGGAAAATACGATAATTCCTCGATTGATGCGCAGGTGGATTTTTATAGAACAGAAGGGTTAACACCGTATTCAGAGGCCAAGCTTCCTATAATCAGTG ACGTTCCTGAAGGTTGTGTACTCATAAAGGAACATATTCCGATCACAAATCTATTTACCTGCCTTTGGTTTAATGAAGTTGATCGTTTTACATCCCGGGATCAGTTAAGCTTTGGTATAGTAAGGGATAAAATAATGGCGAAAGTTGATTGGCATATCAATATGTTCCTGGATTGTGAAAGACGCAATTTTGTCATACAG GCATACCATAGAGATTTATTGGAGCACATGCCTCCACCAGTTGCGGTGATACAACGCCCACCAGCATTGCCGAATATCATTACCCGTGGAAGAAATCAAGGGAAGAAGATTCCAAGACATGGGAGGGATAGGAGATCTGGTTCGAGGCGTCACCATAAGGCTTCTGCTGGTAATAGAGAAAGCAATATCTTTTAA
- the LOC128286842 gene encoding uncharacterized protein LOC128286842, which produces MDDIDFHHPLFLHPSDTLGTVLVSHRLTDVENYTVWSRSLRIALLAKNKLEFIDGVCLRSVYPESLRAQWDRCNTFVLSWIFNTVSPDLLAGLVFASDAAAVWKDLKDHFSKVDGSRIFFLHQSIAHLTQVDASVSSYFTQLKLLWDEYTTLVSFFDCAFRSQILLMQPLPSVNRAYYMIVQEEAKRSFSSFTGTCDFCKLKDHKKESYYQLIGFLPDFKFNHKKAPPSALAVSSDGSSLPPQSAPTFTPQQYSQILELLNKSQVPVAPAVNCDLSNGRMKEIGRHSNGLYLFESSSSLVRSFGSPLSLSTSFLPASTSCMTSIVPKILLWHARLGHMPMHKLHRLPFFNTLTLNKRFTCSICPMARLSKLSFPISTSRAETSFSLIHLDVWGPYRMPTHSGHHFFLTIVDDHTRMT; this is translated from the exons ATGGATGATATTGATTTTCATCACCCTTTGTTCCTTCATCCTTCTGATACATTGGGAACGGTTCTTGTTTCTCATCGTTTGACTGATGTTGAAAATTACACTGTTTGGAGTCGCTCGCTTCGGATTGCTTTGCTCGCGAAGAACAAGCTCGAATTCATTGATGGTGTTTGCCTTCGTTCGGTTTATCCCGAATCTCTCCGTGCTCAATGGGATCGGTGTAATACTTTTGTGCTTTCCTGGATTTTCAACACTGTCAGTCCAGATTTGTTAGCGGGACTCGTCTTTGCTTCTGATGCTGCTGCAGTTTGGAAAGATCTCAAGGATCATTTTAGCAAAGTGGACGGTTCTCGTATTTTCTTTCTCCATCAGTCTATTGCGCATCTCACTCAAGTTGATGCTTCTGTTTCTTCTTATTTCACACAGTTAAAGTTGCTTTGGGATGAATACACTACTCTTGTTTCTTTTTTCGACTGTGCAT TTCGAAGTCAGATTCTCTTGATGCAGCCTTTACCTTCGGTCAATCGGGCATACTACATGATTGTCCAAGAAGAAGCTAAGCGAAGTTTTTCCTCT TTTACTGGCACTTGTGATTTTTGTAAATTGAAAGACCATAAAAAGGAGTCCTATTACCAGTTAATTGGATTTCTACCAGATTTTAAGTTCAATCATAAGAAAGCTCCTCCGTCTGCTCTTGCTGTTTCCTCTGATGGCTCTTCCCTTCCTCCTCAGAGCGCTCCTACCTTCACTCCTCAACAATATTCACAGATCCTGGAGTTGCTGAATAAGAGTCAAGTTCCTGTTGCACCTGCTGTGAATTGT GATCTCTCCAATGGCAGGATGAAGGAGATTGGTAGACACTCGAATGGCCTTTACTTATTTGAGTCTTCTTCTTCTCTGGTTAGGTCATTTGGCTCTCCTTTGTCTTTGTCCACCTCATTTTTACCTGCTTCTACTTCTTGTATGACATCTATTGTACCTAAAATTCTATTATGGCATGCAAGATTAGGGCATATGCCCATGCACAAGTTACATCGTTTGCCTTTCTTTAATACTTTGACACTTAATAAACGCTTTACTTGTTCTATATGTCCCATGGCGAGATTATCTAAACTGTCTTTTCCTATTAGTACTTCTAGGGCAGAGACTTCGTTTAGTCTGATCCATCTTGATGTTTGGGGCCCTTATAGGATGCCTACTCATAGTGGTCATCATTTTTTCTTAACCATTGTTGATGATCACACTAGAATGACCTAA
- the LOC108461236 gene encoding probable hexosyltransferase MUCI70 isoform X2: MIEVRITESNSPNVDQRIGTMSMAHYINATRTDASRILGRRNRQKGGDGNRFQASVPKGANHPCANFTFPPPPPPHLRRIGPRPCPVCYLPVDQAIASMPSSPSESPVLHNLTYVHDENPIKTEPHGGSDFGGYPSLKQRNDSFDIKESMVVHCGFVKGSKPGHQTGFDFDKSDLAELQQFHEIIVASAIFGNYDLIQQPRNISEEAKRNVPFYMFIDEETEAYMKNRSMLDSSKRVGLWRIIVIHNVPYSDARRNGKVPKLLLHRIFPNIRYSIWIDGKLQLVVDPYQILERFLWRQNANFAISRHYRRFDVFVEAEANKAAGKYDNSSIDAQVDFYRTEGLTPYSEAKLPIISDVPEGCVLIKEHIPITNLFTCLWFNEVDRFTSRDQLSFGIVRDKIMAKVDWHINMFLDCERRNFVIQAYHRDLLEHMPPPVAVIQRPPALPNIITRGRNQGKKIPRHGRDRRSGSRRHHKASAGNRESNIF; encoded by the exons ATGATAGAGGTTCGAATAACAG AAAGCAATAGTCCAAATGTTGATCAACGAATTGGAACTATGAGCATGGCTCATTACATTAACGCTACCAGAACTGATGCTTCACGGATCCTTGGGAGGAGGAATAGGCAGAAAGGAGGGGATGGAAATAGATTTCAAGCTTCTGTTCCTAAAGGTGCAAACCATCCATGTGCGAATTTCACATTCCCTCCTCCCCCTCCTCCTCATCTTAGACGGATTGGGCCTCGGC CATGTCCAGTATGTTACCTCCCTGTGGATCAGGCCATAGCTAGCATGCCAAGCTCCCCATCAGAATCTCCAGTGCTTCATAATTTGACATATGTTCATGATGAAAATCCAATTAAAACTGAACCACACGGGGGCTCTGACTTTGGTGGATATCCATCTCTAAAGCAAAGAAATGATTCTTTTGATATAAAAGAGTCAATGGTAGTCCACTGTGG ATTCGTGAAGGGAAGTAAACCTGGTCACCAGACTGGATTTGATTTTGACAAGTCTGACCTTGCAGAGTTGCAGCAGTTCCATGAGATCATTGTTGCGTCTGCGATATTTG GGAACTATGACTTAATACAGCAGCCGAGGAACATCAGTGAAGAAGCAAAGAGAAATGTTCCTTTCTACATGTTTATCGATGAAGAAACAGAAGCATATATGAAGAACAGAAGTATGTTGGACAGCAGTAAAAGGGTGGGCTTGTGGAGAATTATTGTGATCCACAATGTCCCTTATAGTGATGCGAGACGTAATGGGAAG GTCCCGAAGCTTTTATTACATAGAATATTCCCAAATATTCGCTACTCTATATGGATCGATGGAAAGCTCCAGCTTGTTGTGGATCCTTATCAAATTCTTGAGAG ATTCTTGTGGCGCcaaaatgcaaattttgcaatCTCAAGACACTACAGACGATTTGATGTCTTTGTAGAGGCTGAAGCAAACAAAGCTGCGGGAAAATACGATAATTCCTCGATTGATGCGCAGGTGGATTTTTATAGAACAGAAGGGTTAACACCGTATTCAGAGGCCAAGCTTCCTATAATCAGTG ACGTTCCTGAAGGTTGTGTACTCATAAAGGAACATATTCCGATCACAAATCTATTTACCTGCCTTTGGTTTAATGAAGTTGATCGTTTTACATCCCGGGATCAGTTAAGCTTTGGTATAGTAAGGGATAAAATAATGGCGAAAGTTGATTGGCATATCAATATGTTCCTGGATTGTGAAAGACGCAATTTTGTCATACAG GCATACCATAGAGATTTATTGGAGCACATGCCTCCACCAGTTGCGGTGATACAACGCCCACCAGCATTGCCGAATATCATTACCCGTGGAAGAAATCAAGGGAAGAAGATTCCAAGACATGGGAGGGATAGGAGATCTGGTTCGAGGCGTCACCATAAGGCTTCTGCTGGTAATAGAGAAAGCAATATCTTTTAA